The following proteins are encoded in a genomic region of Populus nigra chromosome 16, ddPopNigr1.1, whole genome shotgun sequence:
- the LOC133676331 gene encoding heat shock 70 kDa protein 10, mitochondrial-like, producing MATAALLRSLRRRDVASAPLSSYRSLTNDVSPKWAPSNFSQNWAGLSRALSAKPACGDFIGVDLGTANSCAAVMEGKNPKVFENAEGCRITPSAVTFSPNIVAGIFGKSPSKGVNPVGAVAMGAAIQGGILRGGVKELRLLDVAPLSLGIKTRVFSTGTDNKTQVTGIPPPPRGTPQIEVTSDIDQPNTSHILRPLSPHLPVYRPQVHSTFSIVNRISGAYLSALVLFFCLICLKAGSICFTYYNFYQFLFYSSKLILPVVDVTAALALTYHLFYGVRHLLH from the exons ATGGCCACCGCTGCTCTCCTCCGCTCTCTACGACGCCGTGACGTCGCCTCCGCTCCTCTTTCGTCCTACAGAAGC TTGACTAATGATGTGAGTCCAAAGTGGGCTCCTTCTAATTTCAGCCAAAATTGGGCTGGTTTGTCAAGAGCTTTGAG TGCAAAACCTGCATGTGGAGATTTTATTGGTGTTGATCTGGGTACTGCAAATTCATGTGCTGCTGTTATGGAAGGGAAG AATCCCAAAGTTTTTGAGAATGCTGAAGGATGTAGGATAACCCCCTCAGCTGTTACCTTCTCCCCAAATATAGTAGCTGGGATCTTTGGAAAGAGCCCAAGCAAGGGAGTAAACCCAGTTGGGGCAGTGGCTATGGGAGCTGCAATTCAGGGTGGAATTTTACGTGGAGGTGTCAAAGAATTGCGTCTCCTTGATGTTGCTCCCTTGTCACTTGGTATCAAGACACGG GTTTTCTCCACAGGGACTGACAACAAGACCCAGGTTACGGGTATTCCACCACCTCCCAGGGGCACGCCTCAAATTGAGGTGACCTCTGACATTGATCAACCTAATACCTCACATATCCTTCGCCCATTATCTCCTCATCTTCCTGTTTATAGGCCCCAGGTTCATTCAACATTTTCCATTGTCAATAGAATCTCCGGGGCTTACCTATCTgctctagttttgtttttttgtcttatttgtCTGAAAGCGGGTTCGATTTGCTTCACCTATTATAATTTCTACCAGTTCCTCTTTTATTCATCCAAGCTGATCCTACCTGTCGTCGATGTTACCGCCGCCCTTGCCCTGACCTATCATCTGTTTTATGGGGTTCGTCATTTACTGCATTGA
- the LOC133675350 gene encoding uncharacterized protein LOC133675350, which yields MQSLNLKLLTDFSTGTRRFVPGRSFGTEWRQCLNLRNYSRNCRIVACSVERDGGGEGTSSSSSSSSDQSPSSFLSRSQTYAMLKQQMEVAAQSEDYEEAARLRDSLRSFEEVEPVLRLRRLLKEAVADERFEDATRYRDELKEIAPLSLLKCSSDATTLGIRVQVRSVYIEGRSQPSKGQYFFAYRIRITNNSDRPVQLLRRHWIITDANGKTENFWGVGVIGEQPVILPRTGFEYSSACPLCTPNGRMEGDFEMKHIDKAGSPTFNVAIAPFSLSILGEGSDAF from the exons ATGCAGTCACTCAATCTGAAATTGTTAACGGATTTTAGTACGGGTACGAGGAGGTTTGTTCCGGGTCGGAGCTTCGGTACGGAGTGGAGACAGTGTTTGAATTTGAGGAATTACAGCCGAAATTGTCGGATTGTAGCATGTTCTGTTGAGAGAGATGGAGGGGGTGAAGGAACAAGTTCAAGTTCGAGTTCGAGTTCGGACCAAAGTCCGAGTTCCTTTTTGTCTCGCAGTCAAACTTATGCTATGCTCAAACAACAAATGGAGGTTGCTGCACAATCTGAg GACTATGAAGAAGCTGCAAGACTTCGTGATTCATTGAGATCATTTGAGGAAGTGGAACCAGTTTTGCGGCTTCGTAGGTTGCTTAAGGAGGCAGTTGCTGATGAGCGGTTTGAG GATGCAACTAGGTATCGCGATGAGCTAAAGGAAATTGCACCGCTTTCTCTCTTGAAATGTTCAAGTGATGCAACTACCTTG GGGATAAGGGTTCAAGTTAGGAGCGTGTACATTGAGGGCCGAAGTCAGCCTTCAAAGGGGCAGTACTTCTTTGCATATAGAATAAGAATCACTAATAACTCAGATCGCCCTGTTCAACTTCTCAGAAGACACTGGATTATCACAGATGCCAATGGAAAAACTGAAAATTTTTG GGGAGTTGGAGTTATAGGTGAACAGCCGGTTATACTTCCCAGGACAGGATTTGAATACTCATCTGCATGCCCACTTTGCACTCCCAATGGTAGAATG GAAGGTGACTTTGAGATGAAACACATTGACAAAGCTGGCTCACCCACGTTCAATGTTGCTATTGCGCCGTTCTCTCTCTCAATACTAGGAGAGGGAAGTGATGCTTTTTGA